The sequence TGAACGCACTTTGGCGATAAGGGGCGCCCCCCCATGCGTGCCTGCGGACTCGACTTCGGAACCAGCAACACCGCCGCGGCGCTGCCCGACGGCACGGTGCTGCCCTTGCAGCCCCACACCTCGGAGCCGCGCCTGTTCCGCTCCGTCCTCTTCTTCCCGGACGACGAGCAGCAAATCTTCGCGGGCGCGGACGCCATCCAGCGCTACCTGGAGGACAACACCGGACGCTTCATCCAGTCCGTGAAGTCCTTCCTCCACTCGTCCTCGTTCCGTGCCACCCAGGTGAAGGGGCGCACGTACACGATTGAGGAGCTGGTGGCCGTCCTCCTGCGCCGCGTGCGTGACGCCGCCGGCGCGCACATGGGCGGGCCTCCCGAGGCCGTCATCCTCGGCCGCCCCGCCGTCTTCACGCCGGACCCGGAGGCGGACGCGCTCGCCCAGCAGCGCCTGTTGCGCGCCGCGGAGCTGGCCGGCTTCCAGAAGGTGGAGTTCCTCATCGAGCCCATCGCCGCCGCGCTCGCGTACGAGGCGCAGCTCACCCGCGACGAGCTCGTCCTCATCGCGGACTTCGGCGCCGGCACCACCGACCTCACCCTCATGCGCCTGGGGCCCTCGCGCCGGGGCAACAAGGACAGGCGCGCGGACGTCGTCGGCTCCACCGGCGTGCGCATCGGCGGTGACCGCTTCGACGCGGAAATCATGCGCCACAAGCTGCTGCCCCGCTTCGGCGCTGGCTCCACGTACCGGGTGCGCGGCTTCAGCGACAAGCGGCTGCCCATTCCGCAGCACGTCCTCGCCAAGCTCCTCTCCTGGCACGAGATGTCCTTCATCCGCGAGAAGTCCACCCAGGAGCTCCTGGAGACGATGCTGGAGACGAGCGACAAGAAGGCCGAAATCCAGGCGCTGCACGACCTCGTCATGGACAACCTGGGCTACCGACTCTTCCGCGCGATTGAGGCCGCCAAGGTGCAGCTGTCCCGCGAGGAGCAGACCACGGTGGACTTCGAGGAGGCGCGCATCAACCTCCACGAGCCCATTACGCGCGCCGAGTTCGAGGCCTTCAGCCAGCCGCTGCTCGACGAGCTCTCGCAGTGCACCGAGGGACTGCTCGCGAAGCACCCGGAAGCGCAAGCCATCGACGCGGTGTTCCTCACCGGCGGCTCGTCGCAGATTCCCGCGGTGCGCCAGCTCTACGTGCGCCGCTTCGGCGAGGAGCGCGTGCGCACCGCGGATGCCTTCACCTCGGTGGCCGAGGGCCTCGGGCGTGCGGCGGCCCACCTGGGCTCATGAGGAGGCAGCAGCCTCGGAGTGAGGCGAGCAGATGAAGCGCCGGGGCGGCCTCGTGTCTATGGGCCCACGTCCACCGAGCGGCTCAGCCACCCCACCCCGCCGCGCCCGTCGCGCGCCACCACCCAGAAGGTGACGCGCTGGGGCGCGGCTGGCGTCTCGTACTTCGACGTCGGGTCTCCGGGCCCGCCGTCCACCGACTCAATCGAGC comes from Pyxidicoccus parkwaysis and encodes:
- a CDS encoding Hsp70 family protein — encoded protein: MRACGLDFGTSNTAAALPDGTVLPLQPHTSEPRLFRSVLFFPDDEQQIFAGADAIQRYLEDNTGRFIQSVKSFLHSSSFRATQVKGRTYTIEELVAVLLRRVRDAAGAHMGGPPEAVILGRPAVFTPDPEADALAQQRLLRAAELAGFQKVEFLIEPIAAALAYEAQLTRDELVLIADFGAGTTDLTLMRLGPSRRGNKDRRADVVGSTGVRIGGDRFDAEIMRHKLLPRFGAGSTYRVRGFSDKRLPIPQHVLAKLLSWHEMSFIREKSTQELLETMLETSDKKAEIQALHDLVMDNLGYRLFRAIEAAKVQLSREEQTTVDFEEARINLHEPITRAEFEAFSQPLLDELSQCTEGLLAKHPEAQAIDAVFLTGGSSQIPAVRQLYVRRFGEERVRTADAFTSVAEGLGRAAAHLGS